The Vicia villosa cultivar HV-30 ecotype Madison, WI linkage group LG1, Vvil1.0, whole genome shotgun sequence genome includes a region encoding these proteins:
- the LOC131620809 gene encoding casparian strip membrane protein 2-like, which produces MSTIIDVAESSNPRVNEKAALIASPQKPGGWKKGIAIMDFILRLGAIASSLGASITMATSDQILPFFTQFFQFEASYDSFTTFQFFVIAMAFVGGYLVLSLPFSIVTFIRPHATGPRLFLIILDTVFLTLATSCGASAAAMVYLAHNGNQDANWLAICNQFGDFCAQTSGAVVSSFVAVVVLLLLIVLSSLALGRH; this is translated from the exons ATGTCAACCATCATTGATGTGGCAGAGTCAAGCAACCCTCGTGTTAATGAAAAGGCTGCTTTAATTGCATCCCCTCAAAAACCAGGAGGATGGAAAAAAGGCATAGCCATAATGGATTTCATTCTAAGGTTAGGTGCCATAGCATCTTCTCTTGGTGCTTCTATCACCATGGCAACTAGTGATCAAATTCTACCTTTCTTCACTCAGTTCTTTCAGTTTGAAGCTAGTTATGATAGCTTTACAACTTTTCA gtTTTTTGTGATAGCAATGGCATTTGTTGGTGGCTACTTGGTTCTATCCCTACCATTCTCCATAGTAACATTCATTCGTCCCCATGCAACTGGACCAAGGCTTTTCCTCATCATCTTAGACACA GTGTTTCTTACTCTTGCTACTTCTTGTGGAGCTTCAGCTGCTGCCATGGTTTACTTGGCTCACAATGGCAATCAAGACGCAAACTGGCTTGCCATTTGCAATCAATTTGGAGATTTCTGTGCACAAACTAGTGGTGCTGTTGTCTCATCTTTTGTTGCTGTGGTGGTTCTTTTGTTGTTGATTGTTTTGTCCTCTTTGGCTCTTGGAAGACATTAG